A single window of Nicotiana sylvestris chromosome 5, ASM39365v2, whole genome shotgun sequence DNA harbors:
- the LOC104240735 gene encoding F-box/LRR-repeat protein 14: protein MNNLPDELLLDILGRIKRTTDRSSVSLTCKRFHKLANGLRTSIRVGCGLHPASDALTALCNRFYNLEKVEIIYSGWMSKLGKQLDDHGLLILSSHCPSLKDLMLSYCTFITDAGLSYLASCSKLASLKLNFAPRITGCGILSLVVGCKGLTVLHLIRCLNVSSMEWLEYLGNHEILEDLCIKNCRVIGEGDLIKLGSTWRKLKRLQFEVDANYRYMKLYDRLAVDRWQKQWIPCENMLELSLVNCVISPGRGLACVIGKCKNLEKIHLDMCVGVRDCDIVCLAQKSSNLQSISLRVPSDFSLPLLQNNPLQLTDESLKAVAQNCSLLDTVRLSFSDGEFPSFSSFTLNGILMLIQMCPIRELALDHVYSFNDVGMQALCSAQYLQILELVRCQEITDEGLQLAGQIPQLCILRLRKCLGATDDGLKPLVGSYKLELLVVEDCPQISERGVQGAAKSVSFKQDLSWMY from the coding sequence ATGAATAATTTACCAGATGAATTACTCTTGGATATTTTGGGAAGGATTAAGAGAACCACTGATAGGAGTTCTGTATCCCTAACTTGCAAACGCTTCCACAAATTGGCTAATGGGCTGAGAACATCTATCCGCGTGGGATGTGGTTTACATCCTGCCTCTGATGCGTTAACTGCTCTATGCAACAGATTCTATAACTTGGAGAAAGTGGAAATTATCTACTCTGGTTGGATGTCCAAGTTAGGGAAGCAGTTGGATGATCACGGCCTTCTCATTCTTTCAAGTCATTGCCCTTCACTCAAAGACCTCATGTTGAGTTATTGTACTTTCATTACGGATGCTGGTCTGAGTTACTTGGCTTCATGCTCGAAACTTGCTTCCTTGAAGTTGAACTTTGCCCCCAGAATTACTGGTTGTGGCATCCTGTCTCTCGTTGTGGGCTGCAAAGGCCTCACTGTGCTTCACCTGATTCGGTGTCTTAATGTCAGTAGTATGGAGTGGCTAGAATATCTTGGAAACCATGAAATTCTTGAAGATCTTTGCATCAAAAATTGTAGGGTGATTGGAGAAGGTGATTTGATTAAGCTAGGGTCTACTTGGAGAAAATTGAAGAGACTGCAATTTGAGGTTGATGCCAACTATAGATACATGAAGCTTTATGACCGTTTGGCAGTTGATCGGTGGCAAAAGCAATGGATCCCATGTGAGAACATGCTTGAACTTAGCTTAGTGAACTGCGTTATCAGCCCTGGGAGAGGGCTTGCATGTGTTATAGGCAAGTGCAAGAATTTGGAAAAGATTCACTTAGACATGTGTGTTGGGGTGAGGGACTGTGACATAGTATGTTTGGCCCAGAAATCAAGCAACCTTCAATCAATCTCTCTCCGGGTTCCATCAGACTTCTCCCTTCCTCTTCTACAAAACAATCCGTTGCAGTTAACAGATGAAAGTCTAAAGGCAGTGGCGCAGAACTGCTCTCTGCTTGATACAGTTAGGTTGTCTTTCTCTGACGGGGAGTTCCCCTCATTTTCGTCCTTTACATTAAATGGAATACTAATGTTAATACAAATGTGTCCAATAAGAGAACTTGCTCTTGACCATGTGTATTCTTTTAATGATGTTGGAATGCAAGCTCTTTGTTCGGCACAATATCTCCAAATCTTGGAACTTGTGAGGTGCCAAGAGATCACAGATGAGGGCCTGCAGCTTGCTGGCCAAATTCCTCAATTGTGTATATTACGGCTGAGGAAGTGTTTGGGAGCGACTGATGATGGGTTAAAGCCTCTTGTCGGATCTTACAAGTTAGAGTTGTTGGTTGTGGAGGATTGTCCACAGATATCAGAAAGGGGTGTTCAAGGAGCTGCAAAGTCAGTCTCCTTCAAACAAGATTTGTCATGGATGTACTAA